A genome region from Labilibaculum antarcticum includes the following:
- a CDS encoding GNAT family N-acetyltransferase, which yields MLKRLKPGDEQDLVKYASDPDVARFLRNSFSYPYTLKDAQRWIHYVNHIAKGYFRAIDFNNEVVGCIGVEKEEDVFCKSAELGYWIGQKFWRKGIMTHVVKKTIEHAFFHMDIVRLYANVFEGNIGSVKVLEKAGFVQEAVLKDAVYKNGVYLDQLIFTIVRR from the coding sequence GTGTTAAAGAGATTAAAGCCTGGAGATGAGCAGGATCTTGTTAAATATGCAAGTGATCCTGATGTGGCTCGCTTCCTAAGGAACAGCTTTTCTTATCCATATACACTTAAAGATGCTCAACGTTGGATTCATTATGTGAATCATATTGCTAAAGGATATTTTAGAGCAATTGATTTTAATAATGAAGTAGTTGGTTGCATTGGTGTCGAAAAGGAGGAAGATGTATTTTGTAAATCGGCTGAATTGGGCTATTGGATTGGACAAAAATTTTGGAGAAAGGGGATCATGACACATGTTGTGAAAAAAACGATTGAGCATGCCTTTTTTCATATGGATATAGTAAGGTTGTATGCAAATGTTTTTGAGGGAAATATAGGATCTGTAAAGGTTTTGGAAAAAGCAGGGTTTGTTCAGGAAGCAGTTTTAAAGGATGCTGTTTATAAAAATGGTGTTTATTTAGATCAACTGATTTTCACTATTGTTAGAAGATAA
- a CDS encoding DUF5606 family protein, with product MLKGILAIAGHTGLFKMVSNSKNALIVESLIDKKRMAAYASSKISALEDIAIFTEEGDVQLAEVFKSIKDKENGGQAISHKASGNELKAYMAEVLPSYDEDRVYVSDMKKVFQWYNILQENNLLDVVEAVEETKEEE from the coding sequence ATGTTGAAAGGAATATTAGCCATCGCAGGACACACAGGTCTTTTTAAAATGGTTTCTAACTCAAAGAATGCATTAATTGTAGAGTCTTTGATTGATAAAAAGCGTATGGCTGCTTATGCATCCTCTAAAATTAGTGCTTTAGAAGATATTGCTATTTTTACAGAAGAAGGAGATGTTCAATTAGCCGAGGTTTTTAAAAGTATTAAGGACAAAGAAAACGGTGGACAAGCTATTAGTCACAAAGCCTCAGGAAATGAACTGAAAGCTTACATGGCTGAAGTATTGCCAAGTTATGATGAAGATCGTGTATATGTTTCTGACATGAAAAAGGTTTTTCAGTGGTACAATATTCTACAGGAAAATAATTTGTTAGATGTTGTTGAGGCCGTAGAAGAAACAAAAGAGGAAGAGTAA